Proteins from a genomic interval of Kaistia defluvii:
- a CDS encoding transglutaminase family protein: MRLRIVHETAYSFDPPALGAIQTLRLTPRGHDGQFVVNWRIEVDHDCRLDTATDPFGNVVQSFTTQGKLDGLVITALGDVETHDMAGMVRGQAERFPVGVFLRGTPLTVPDAEIRAFADDVAASTPTDRLSRLHWLMNSLHERILLGETTDDSAKATFAASRGDARAMAHVMIAAARHLGIPARYASGYLFRPEAEAPATSEHGWAEAFLDGVGWVGFDVATNLCPTDTHVRLAIGLDRIGSSPVRGAAYGDGVTAPTISISVSEARSARR; the protein is encoded by the coding sequence ATGCGCCTCCGGATCGTTCACGAAACCGCCTACAGCTTCGACCCGCCCGCTCTGGGCGCGATCCAGACGCTTCGGCTGACCCCGCGCGGCCATGACGGCCAGTTCGTCGTCAACTGGCGCATCGAGGTCGATCACGACTGCCGGCTCGACACCGCCACCGACCCGTTCGGCAATGTCGTCCAGTCCTTCACCACCCAGGGAAAGCTCGACGGCCTGGTCATCACCGCGCTTGGCGATGTCGAGACGCACGACATGGCCGGCATGGTGCGCGGCCAGGCGGAGCGCTTTCCGGTCGGCGTCTTCCTGCGCGGGACGCCGCTGACGGTCCCCGACGCCGAGATCCGCGCCTTTGCCGACGATGTCGCCGCCTCCACGCCGACCGACCGGCTGTCGCGGCTGCACTGGCTGATGAACAGCCTGCACGAGCGCATCCTGCTCGGCGAGACGACCGACGACAGCGCCAAGGCCACCTTCGCCGCCAGCCGTGGCGACGCCCGCGCCATGGCGCATGTGATGATCGCCGCCGCTCGCCATCTCGGGATCCCGGCCCGCTATGCCAGCGGCTATCTGTTCCGGCCGGAGGCCGAGGCGCCGGCGACCAGCGAGCATGGCTGGGCCGAAGCCTTTCTCGATGGAGTGGGCTGGGTCGGATTCGATGTAGCAACGAATCTCTGTCCGACGGATACTCATGTCCGACTGGCCATCGGATTGGACCGAATCGGGTCGTCTCCGGTACGCGGGGCAGCCTATGGCGACGGGGTTACCGCGCCGACGATTTCGATCAGTGTGTCGGAAGCGCGCTCGGCCCGGAGATAG
- a CDS encoding peptidase: MTYCVGILVREGLVMLADTRTNAGLDNIATFRKLHLYQTEGERVIALATAGNLAVSQSVLNVLTEGLENPETGKIDTIYTIPSMFKVAQFVGRAIREVYRIHGKSMEQQAASFDVTMLLAGQVKGGRLRLFMVYSAGNFIEATTDTPYLQIGEHKYGKPILDRAVTADTPISEALKLGLVSMDSTLRSNLGVGMPIDVLVVRRDELKISISHRIDDNDAYFAGLRERWSAALRAAHQAIPEPPYGPI; this comes from the coding sequence ATGACCTATTGCGTTGGAATCCTGGTTCGCGAAGGCCTTGTTATGCTGGCCGACACGCGCACCAATGCCGGCCTCGACAACATTGCGACGTTCCGGAAGCTGCACCTCTACCAGACCGAGGGAGAGCGCGTGATCGCGCTTGCCACGGCGGGTAACCTTGCCGTCAGCCAGTCCGTCCTCAATGTCCTGACCGAAGGCCTCGAAAACCCGGAAACGGGCAAGATCGACACGATCTACACCATCCCCAGCATGTTCAAGGTGGCGCAGTTCGTCGGCCGGGCGATCCGCGAGGTCTACCGCATCCATGGCAAGTCGATGGAGCAGCAGGCCGCGAGCTTCGATGTCACCATGCTGCTGGCTGGCCAGGTCAAGGGCGGGCGCCTGCGTCTGTTCATGGTCTACTCGGCCGGCAATTTCATCGAGGCGACGACCGATACGCCCTATCTGCAGATCGGCGAGCACAAATACGGCAAGCCGATCCTGGACCGCGCCGTCACCGCCGACACGCCGATTTCCGAAGCGCTAAAGCTCGGCCTCGTGTCGATGGATTCGACGCTGCGCTCCAATCTCGGCGTTGGCATGCCGATCGATGTCCTGGTCGTCCGTCGCGACGAGCTGAAGATCTCGATCTCGCATCGCATCGACGACAATGACGCCTATTTCGCGGGCCTGCGCGAACGCTGGTCGGCCGCGCTGCGCGCCGCGCACCAGGCGATCCCCGAGCCGCCCTACGGCCCGATCTAG
- a CDS encoding LysR family transcriptional regulator — protein MRANELAELTAFIAVAEERSFRRAAARLNLTPSTLSHSLRSLETRLGVRLLNRTTRTVSPTEAGQALLDQIGPAFASVDRAVEGVNAFSARPHGTVRLNVPRMAAALILAPLFRRFTQAYPEVTLEVAVNDAFVDIVSGGFDAGIRLGDSIRQDMSAVRVSADFRAAIVGSPDYFARHPPPRQPQDLRDHLCIGRREISSGGLYRWEFEKDGKSLAMPVTGPLVVDTFDTLLITAAVEGIGLLYAADILVAKELADGRLIRVLEDWSPTVPGFHLYYPGRRHVSAALRALIEMIRVES, from the coding sequence ATGCGTGCCAATGAACTGGCCGAACTGACGGCTTTCATCGCGGTCGCCGAGGAACGCAGCTTTCGCCGCGCCGCGGCGCGGTTGAACCTGACGCCTTCGACGCTCAGTCACTCGCTACGGTCGCTGGAAACCAGGTTGGGCGTCCGCCTGCTGAACCGCACGACGAGGACCGTCTCGCCGACCGAAGCAGGGCAGGCGCTGCTCGACCAGATCGGTCCCGCCTTCGCCAGTGTCGATCGGGCGGTCGAGGGGGTGAATGCGTTCAGCGCGCGGCCGCATGGCACGGTGCGCCTCAACGTGCCGCGCATGGCGGCCGCGCTGATCCTGGCGCCGCTGTTCCGCCGCTTCACGCAGGCCTATCCGGAAGTCACGCTGGAGGTCGCCGTCAACGACGCCTTCGTCGATATCGTGAGCGGCGGGTTCGACGCCGGCATCCGGCTCGGCGACAGCATCCGCCAGGACATGAGCGCGGTGCGGGTTTCCGCGGATTTCCGGGCTGCGATCGTCGGTTCGCCCGATTATTTCGCCCGGCATCCGCCGCCGAGGCAGCCGCAGGATCTGCGCGATCATCTCTGCATCGGCCGGCGGGAGATTTCGAGCGGCGGGCTCTATCGCTGGGAATTCGAGAAGGACGGCAAGTCCCTGGCGATGCCCGTCACCGGGCCGCTGGTGGTCGACACCTTCGACACGCTGCTGATCACGGCGGCCGTGGAGGGCATCGGCCTGCTCTACGCCGCCGATATCCTCGTCGCGAAGGAACTCGCGGATGGGCGGCTGATCCGCGTGCTGGAAGACTGGAGCCCGACGGTGCCGGGCTTCCATCTCTATTATCCCGGCCGCCGCCATGTCTCAGCCGCCTTGCGCGCGCTGATCGAGATGATCCGCGTCGAGTCCTGA
- a CDS encoding SDR family NAD(P)-dependent oxidoreductase: MSQSPSPRLQDRVALVTGGGSGIGRAAALAYAREGARVVVAGRRAAELDETVRLIETAGGSALAVSTDVAKSGEVQALVKATVDRFGRLDAAFNNAGIEGFAPITAMTEEEFDRVIGINLKGVWLSVKYEVEAMIALGQGGAIVNTSSWLAAGASFGSSAYSASKGGLDAMIRAVALEVGPHNIRINNINPGIIDTPMARRMTNNDASALAPFVAHTPAKRVGTSEDVGDVAVWLSTDEARFVTGQSLLVDGGFTIAGLR; this comes from the coding sequence ATGTCCCAGTCACCCTCCCCCCGCCTGCAGGATCGCGTCGCGCTCGTTACCGGCGGCGGCAGCGGCATCGGCCGCGCGGCAGCTTTGGCCTATGCCCGCGAGGGCGCCAGGGTCGTCGTTGCCGGCCGGCGCGCCGCCGAACTGGACGAGACCGTCCGCCTCATCGAGACAGCCGGCGGCAGCGCCCTCGCCGTCTCCACCGACGTAGCAAAGTCGGGCGAGGTCCAGGCGCTGGTCAAGGCGACCGTCGACCGCTTCGGTCGCCTCGATGCCGCCTTCAACAATGCCGGCATCGAGGGCTTCGCGCCGATCACCGCGATGACCGAAGAGGAATTCGACCGCGTCATCGGCATTAATCTGAAGGGTGTCTGGCTGTCGGTGAAATATGAGGTCGAGGCGATGATCGCCCTCGGCCAAGGCGGCGCTATCGTCAACACCTCATCCTGGCTGGCGGCCGGCGCCTCCTTCGGATCCTCGGCCTATTCGGCCAGCAAGGGCGGGCTGGATGCGATGATCCGCGCGGTGGCCTTGGAAGTCGGTCCGCACAACATCCGCATCAACAACATCAATCCCGGCATCATCGACACGCCGATGGCGCGGCGCATGACGAACAATGACGCCAGCGCGCTGGCGCCTTTCGTCGCCCACACGCCGGCCAAGCGTGTCGGAACCTCCGAGGATGTCGGCGACGTCGCCGTCTGGCTCTCGACGGACGAAGCGCGGTTCGTCACCGGCCAGTCCCTGCTCGTCGACGGCGGGTTCACCATCGCCGGTCTTCGCTGA
- a CDS encoding SRPBCC family protein, translating to MTDKPSLTLKRQLKASPARIFKAWTDPAKLVHWFGPHDTAEGSVEAETDLRVGGAFRIRFKTADGQQEATGSYQALVPDQSLAMNWTWLAAPEAPSLVTVTFHGEQGGTMLTLTQEGLADEASRASQLAIWTGAIERLERFVTRGGKK from the coding sequence ATGACCGACAAGCCAAGCCTGACGCTGAAGCGCCAGTTGAAGGCGTCGCCCGCCCGGATCTTCAAGGCCTGGACCGACCCCGCCAAGCTTGTCCATTGGTTCGGCCCGCATGACACCGCAGAAGGCAGCGTCGAGGCCGAGACGGATCTCCGCGTCGGCGGCGCCTTCCGCATCCGCTTCAAAACCGCCGACGGCCAGCAGGAGGCCACCGGCAGCTACCAAGCGCTTGTACCCGACCAGTCGCTGGCCATGAACTGGACCTGGCTGGCCGCGCCCGAGGCGCCGAGCCTGGTGACCGTGACGTTCCACGGCGAGCAAGGCGGCACCATGCTGACGCTCACCCAGGAAGGCCTCGCCGACGAGGCGAGCCGCGCCAGCCAGCTGGCGATCTGGACAGGGGCGATCGAGCGGCTCGAACGCTTTGT